Genomic segment of Lepidochelys kempii isolate rLepKem1 chromosome 23, rLepKem1.hap2, whole genome shotgun sequence:
CtctgctggggtggggcgggggctggggacccggggacccctcgccTGGCGCCGGGACGCGGCTCCTCTGctcgggtggggctggggacCCGGGGACCCCACGCCCGGTGCCGGGATGCGGCCCctctgctggggtggggctggggacccggggacccctcgcccggcgccagGACGCAGCCCCTctgctggggtggggccggggacccggggacccctcgccTGGCACCGGGACACGGCCCctctgctggggtggggctggggacccGGGGACCCCACGCCCAGCGCCAGGATGCGGCCCCtctgctggggtggggcgggggctggggacccggggacccctcgcccggcgccggAATGCAGCCCctctgggatggggggcaggagctgggtaTTCGGGGATCCTTATTTAAACTCCTTTGTAAGCCGCTCATGTCAGGCTGGGGCGgtggcctgcccagcccctggcacGGCCCTGCGGGCCCCTGACACACGACTTTGTTTCCTCCCTTCAGAGCATCTCGGGAGGTCCAGGCGGCTCAGATGAAGAAATCGTCCTTCTGGAAATTGTATGTCCATTACCCCCCCAGCCACTGccgccccccccgtcccccccaatTCCCCCCGCTGGGCGTGGGCCGCGTTCTTCGCGAAGTCTCTGAGCTGCTTGTTTTCTCTGCGTAGCTTCGACCGGCTCTTCAGCCCCAGCGACTCCCCTGAGCGGGTCCCGGTGTCGCCCCCGGTGTCTGAGCACAGGGGCAACGGGGGCAGGGCGCCCTCCACTGTGAGGTAcctgcccctccccgcctcccccacaGAGTGAGTATGGACGGGCGGCCCCAAGCGccggacaggggagggggtggaggacgGCACCCCCTAGCGCGAGGCgggggagatggggcagtgaCGGGAGGAGGGCAGACGGAGGGCGATGCCCGCTagtgtctgtgtgtctctctgtccCCAGCACAGGGGAGCCCCCCAATCTCTCCCCTCAGCAGCAGAAGCGGGACCTTTACCGCCAGATCCGCTCCCACATCTGGAAGCAGCACGGCCGGGCCCCGGTTCACGGCTGGAGCCCCCCGGCCGTCCCCCAGGTAATTGCCCCCCAGAGTGCCgggagctggaggggtgggggtggaggtggaggaggggCAGTGATTGGGacacactgtccctttaaatccccagggATGGAACGGTCAGGACGAGgtttgggggggcggaggggcccCGCGGCTGAGCCCAGGCCTCTCTCATTGCAGGTTCGGGCGGAGCAGGCTGAGGGCCAGGACCTGCCCATGCTGGCGCAGCTGCGGCTGCTGGACCAGAAAGATCCCAGCACCAAGGTGAGGTgaggggctcagcaggaggcgctgggctgcaaggagcggggcaggggctcagctgggggcactggggctgcggggagtggggcggggggcttggcggggtggggggctgcagggagcggggtggggggctgcggggagtggggcggggggcttggcggggtggggggctgcaggggcactggggctgcggggagtggggctggggggcttggtggggtgcgttgtgctgtggggagcggggtggggggctcagtggggggcgctgggctgcagggagcggggtggggggctgcaggggcactggggctgcggggagtggggtggggggcttggcGGGGTggagggctgcagggagcggggtggggggctgcaggggcactggggctgcggggagtggggttggggggcttggtggggtgcgttgtgctgtggggagtggggtggggggctcagtggggggcgctgggctgcagggagcggggtggggggctgcaggggcactggggctgcggggagtggggcggggggcttcggggggtggagggctgcaggggcactggggctgcagggagtggggctggggggcttggtggggtgcgttgtgctgtggggagcggggtggggggctcagtggggggcgctgggctgcagggagcggggtggggggctgcaggggcactggggctgtggggcggggggctgcaggggcactggggctgcagggagtggggcggggggcttggtggggtggggggctgcaggggcactggggctgcggggagtggagctggggggcttggtggggtgcgttgtgctgtggggagcggggtggggggctcagtggggggcgctgggctgcaggggcactggggctgcggggagtggggctggggggcttggtggggtgccttgtgctgtggggagcgggatggggggctcagtggggggcgctgggctgcagggagcggggtggggggctgcaggggcactggggctgcggggagtggggctggggggcttggtggggtgcgttgtgctgtggggagcggggtggggggctcagtggggggcgctgggctgcagggagcggggtggggggctgcaggggcactggggctgtggggagtggggcggggggcttggtggggtggggggctgcaggggcactggggctgcagggagtggggcggggggcttggtggggtggggggctgcaggggcactggggctgtggggagtggggctggggggcttggtggggtgcgttgtgctgtggggagcagggtggggggctcagcaggggcgctgggctgcagggagcgggtgggggctcagcaggggacgctgggctgcagggagcggggtggggggctgcaggggcactggggctgcggggagtggggctggggggcttggtggggtgcgttgtgctgtggggagcggggtggggggctcagcaggggcgctaggctgcagggagcggggtgggggctcagcagggggcgctgggctgcagggagcggggtgggggctcagcagggggcgctgggctgcagggagcgggtgggggctcagcagggggcgctgggctgcagggagcgggtgggggctcagcagggggcgctgggctgcagggagcgggtgggggctcagcagggggcgctgggctgcagggagcgggtgggggctcagcgggggatgctgggctgcagggagcggggctggggggcttggtggggtgtgttgtgctgtggggagcggggtgggggctcagcagggggcgctgggctgcggggagcgggcgggggctcagcaggggacgctgggctgcggggagcgggcgggggctcagcggggggcgctgggctgcggggagcgggcgggggctcagcgggggacgctgggctgcggggagcgggcgggggctcagcggggggcggggtgggggctcagcgggggacgctggggctgcagggagcgggtgggggctcagcgggggacgctggggctgcagggagcgggtgggggctcagcggggggcgctgggctgcggggagcggggtgggggctcagcggggggcgctgggctgcggggagcggggtgggggctcagcggggggcgctgggctgcggggagcgggtgggggctcagcggggggcgctgggctgcggggagcgggtgggggctcagcggggggcgctgggctgcggggagcgggtgggggctcagcggggggcgctgggctgcggggagcgggtgggggctcagcggggggcgctgggctgcggggagcggggtgggggctcagcggggggcgctgggctgcggggagcgggtgggggctcagcggggggcgctgggctgcggggagcggggtgggggctcagcaggggcactggggctgcggggagcgggtgggggctcagcggggggcgctgggctgcggggagcggggtgggggctcagcggggggcgctgggctgcggggagcgggtgggggctcagcgggggacgctggggctgcagggagcgggtgggggctcagcggggggcgctgggctgcggggagcggggtgggggctcagcgggggacgctgggctgcggggagcgggtgggggctcagcgggggacgctgggctgcggggagcgggtgggggctcagcggggggcgctgggctgcggggagcgggtgggggctcagcggggggcgctgggctgcggggagcggggtgggggctcagcggggggcgctgggctgcggggagcggggtgggggctcagcgggggacgctgggctgcggggagcgggtgggggctcagcggggggcgctgggctgcggggagcgggtgggggctcagcaggggacgctctcccctggcggtcagggCTGGTCCTGTTGCCCCAAGCTGGCACTAAGCTGGCAAAGGTCTACAGGTACTGAAACACCAGAGTAACCATcccctgcgccccaccccagaggtggctgcatctcagtgctgggcgagggatccctgtataaccagcccctgcgccccaccccagaggtggctgcatctcagtgctgggcgaggggtccctgtataaccagcccctgcgccccaccccagaggggctgcatctcagtgtttgggggggccagcagtggggctgggtccGACATCTCATCCccgctctctccctccctcccagttgtGGTGTGCCGTCGGGATGGGGGTGCCTAGGACAGACGGCGGGGACTCGGTTAGTGTCGGGCGCGCAATCCCTCCCATCTCTGCAGTGGTCCCTTCCTTTGCTCCCTGATGCCAGGGATGGATCCGGggaccccttccctccccccccatgtgGGAGAGACCCCATGTCTCCCTGGTTGCGGGGGTGGCATGTGGGGCACTTGCCCCCTCCACGGCAACCCTATTTGGTGACCCTTCCTGCCCCTTCGCTTTGGGATGGTCCCCCCCAAAGTAGAGGAGACTCCCCAAACCCCCACTGTTCTCTGAGTGTGGAGCACAGACAGGGGGGCCTATTTTGGGGCGTGCCCTGGCCCTCTTCTTCTCAATCTAGGGGGAGACCTTGCCCCTTGAGCTAATGCCGTACTTCAGGGCACCTCCCCTTTTTATCCCCAGGGGACTTTCAGTGGGGTTCAGTGGGTCTTGGGGAGCCTTTGTCAATCAGTGCTAAGCCCCGCCCccctgaggggaggggacagTGTGGGGAGGTGTGGGGTCCCCCTCCCAATAGGTGCCCGGCTTTTGGATCCCTGAGCCAGCCTTGCAGAGTGCGAGCATCTGTGTGTCTCCCCCAGGGGgcaccccagcctgccccaccgAGCCTGGTGTGGGTCTGCTCTGGGACACACTCGGCCAGTGAGGTCACAGTGATGGATGCTGCCCGCGCCAACCTCGTCCTGGCCCAGTTTGTGCTACCCAACACCCATGTGCTGTGTGCCGCCTGGCTGCCCGGTGAGTGTGGGGCAtagggctggggaggggtggggggcagctgtATGGACCACAATGGGTGGAGGGAGCTGTATGGACTGGTGTGGATGGAGGGAGCTATATGGACCGGGATGGGGGCTGTATGGACTGGGGTGGATGGAGGGGGCTGTATAGTCCGAGGCGGATGGCTGGAGGGGGCTGTATGGCCTGGGATGGGAGCTATATGGACCAGGATGGGGGCTGTATGGACTGGGGTGGACGGAGGGGGCTGTATATTCCGGGACAGATGGCTGGAGGGGGCTGTATGGACCGGGATGGGGGCTGTATGGACTGGGGTGGCTGGAGGGGGCTGTATATTCCAGGACTGATGGCTGGAGGGGGCTGTATGGACCGGGATGGGGGCTGTATGGACTGGGGTGGCTGGAGGGGGCTGTATATTCCAGGACCGATGGCTGGAGGGGGCTGTATGGACCGGGATGGGAGCTATATGGACCAGGATGGGGGCTGTATGGACTGGGGTGGACGGAGGGGGCTGTATATTCCGGGACAGATGGCTGGAGGGGGCTGTATGGACCGGGATGGGGGCTGTATGGACTGGGGTGGCTGGAGGGGGCTGTATATTCCAGGACTGATGGCTGGAGGGGGCTGTACGGCCTGGAAGAAGGATGCTGTGCTGCGCAGGTTATACAGGTTGTATACGGCCCTAGCTTCCATGTCACGGACCTGGCTGTCCCTCCTAGGTCACCGGCCACCCAGTGCCGAGAGCATGGAGCTGGAACCCGAGATCCTGGAAGACCCCCTGGCCCCCGACCCCCCAGAGctagaggaggagatggggaccCTGGACGCGGACAGTGATGGTATTGGCACCACGGACACTGTCTGGCTGGGCACCCAGGAGGGCAGGTACGGAGACACCCCTGTATACccagcccccgcgccccaccccagaggggccgcatctcagcaccgagtccctgtataaccagcccccgcgccccaccccagaggtggctgcctctcAGCACCGGGTGCGGCATCCCTATATaaccatctccccctcccaccgcccAGAGGGGCCGCATCCCAGCGTCAGGTCCCCGTGTACccagcccccgcgccccaccccgGAGGAGCCACATCTCAGCGCCGAGTCCCTGTATAACCAGCCCCCACGCCCCACCCCCGGAGGAGCCACATCTCAGCGCCGAGTCCCTGTATAACCAgcccccttgccccaccccagaggtggccgcatctcagcgctGTCCCAAGCTGTCATGCTCTTCCTCCAGCATTTCCATCTATTCAGCTGGTTCTGACTGGCGCCGGTGCCTGCGGACCGTGCAGCTGAAGGACGCCGTGCACAGCGTAATGTGAGTGTGGGGCTGGGCCCGGGGGGGACAACGGGGGCGTCGGCCAATGATTCTTGCATTGGCCGGGTCAGTGGCCGGGTCGGCAAGAGCCAATCCAGGCGTGGTGACATCCTGTCTTGGGCCAGCTGCCGTTGGGAGAGAGACCCGCTCCGGAGCTTTCCCAAATAGGGTGGCCCAGTTGCGTTGGCCGTATTCCTCGAGGTTTCATCCCATGACACAGTCTTGAATTCAAGATTCGTGTgaaattcctggagactccaggacgaTCCGGGAGCATTGGCCATCAAGAGATGTGGGTCCGACACGAGCAAATgcctcccccaacccagctctcggATGACTATTTCCTTCTATCGAGGTTGAGAAATGTCCAGCTTGATCACCGGTCGTGACCTGACTTGTCAGCATCGGGCGTCAAACTCGCCCGGGAAATGGCCTCAAAGAGGACCCTCATTAGTTCCCCAGCCGCGTTAGCCAGACTTGGCCTCTGGAATCCTGCCAGCTGCTTAAAAGTCGGGTGCGCCTGCGATTGCCCGCCACGTTTGTCTCCGTGCCCGTGGGGCCAGCCCTCGCGTCTGTCAGGGCCCAGTGCAGGGTGCTCCTGGCAGGCATCAGGAGCCCTCTGGCGACGGGTTCCTATGCGGCCCAGGTCCCTGTTGGGCCGGGGCGACCCGCCCCATGTCAGGCCGGCGGAGGTCCGTGGCCACTCATGACCGCTGTGAGCCAGGCTGTCGGGTGATTGCAGGTGCTGTACCCTCGGGCTGGGGGCCTTCACCAAACTTTGGGCCGCCCCAGGGCATGCTGGGGTGTGGCCCTTGGCGTGAGTGGCCTGGCCGCCCGCTCCGATTGgcacgcgctctctctctcttacagcCACGCCCAGGGCCGTGCAGTGGCTGCACTGGGGAACGGGACCGTTGTCGTCTTCCACCGGGACGCCAGTAAGTACCagaccccccatccccagctccccgcagccccctaccccactcactcctctcccttgccccctgcagctggctgctgggaccTTCAGCGCCCCCGGCTGCTGGACTTGGGGCGCCCCCACCAGTCCATCCGCTGCGCGCTGGCCGTGGGGGGCCAGGTCTGGGTTGGCTACCGCAACCGGGTCTACGTGGTGGAGCCGCGCAGCGCCAGGGCCCAGGTGAGGTGCAGGGGGGGGTGGAGCCAGGTTGAGGAGCCGGGGGTCGGGGGGTTCACTCAGAAGGGAGCGAGGGATCATGGAATCCAGAGGTGATCTCATGGGACCCACTTAGAAATAGTGGGAGATCCTGGGGATCTCCTGGGATCCACTCAGGTGGGGGTGCGGCACACCGGCAGGATCAACTCCTGTGGTGATAGTAGATCTATATGGAGATCTCATGGGACCCTTTCAGGGGGGCGGGGATCGACTTGGGTGATATCAGTACATCTCCTGGGATCCACTCAGATTGTGTTGGGGGGGGTCTATGGGATCTTGGGGGAATTGACACGTGATGGAAGTAGGTCTTATGGGATCCACTCATGGGGTTGGGGAGCCATGGGGTCCTGTGGGGTCAATTCAGGTGACACTGGTAGATCTCATGGCATCCACTCTGGTGGGGTGGGGTACTCGGGCAGGAGCATGTGGGATCGACTCTTGTGATATTAGTAAATATACGTGCTGATCTCATGGGATCCACTCCGGTGAGATTAGGGTATCCACGGGGTTGCATGGGATCAACCCCGGTGGTATCAGTAGACCTGGTGAGATCCACTCAGGTGGGGTTCAGGGAACCATGGGATCCTGTGGGATCAACTCAGGTGAGGTTGGTGGATCTTGTAGGATCCCCTTGGATGAGCATGGGGGGGTCATCTCAGGTGATCTTGCAGGTCCACTCCTGCCATGGGGTTCCAATGGGATCTTGGGAGATCGATTGGCTCAACTAGGCTGGGGATGGATTCGGCATGCCCTCATGGGTCCGATTCAGGGGAGTGAGGGATCTgccagccctgcctccagcccttcgctctgctcccccccaccccccagtggtACTTTGAGGTGACCGGGCACCCCGAGAGCCAGGTGAGGCACATGGTGTTGGCGGGCGACGGAGTCTGGGTCTCGGTGCGGCTGGACCCCACCCTGCGCCTCTTCCATGCAGCCACGGGCCAGCCCCTGCAGGAGATCGACCTGACACCCTTCGTCCACAGCATGTTCGGTGAGTGGCTCGGGGAAGTGGGGGGAATGGGGCGTGGGGCATTTCCCCTGTGGGGGGCGCcagctcccatccggccccagggcagggactggctggctcagggtggGGTCTCATCACCCCCGACTCTCTCTCTAGGCCCGAACACTCTGGGTTTCTCCCTGCACGTCTCggccctgggctgcttctcccaGCGGCTGTGGATCGGCACAGCCAGCGGCACTGTCTTGACCGTGCCCTTCGCACCGGGTGAGTTGGggtgcttgggggaagggggtctcCTAGGCATGGCTCAGATCCCacggccagcccagccctgctggtgtgagggggggagaggggcgcgggtgtgtgtgtttctccgGGATCccatgggcagtgggggggaggagggggccagTATCCTGCCCAACTGGGATGGGGGCGTGGGGGGAAGAGGGTCCTCAGTTAgcctgctgggggcagggtctctgcaggccacacccccaaagctctGACCCTCCCCATCTCTCCTGCCCTCTTCAGAGTTCTCAGGGCACTcagagccccccccagccacgGGGTCCCAGCCAGGCCCCTCGCCTGCCAGCACCCCCTACTGTGCGATGGAGAGCGCCCAGGCTTCCTACCACGGGCACCGTGATGCCGTCCGGTTCTTCGTCTGCATCCCAGGTACctgccaggatgcctgggttctgtcggctctgggaggggagtggggtctagttgttagagcaggggggctaggaaccaggactcctgggttctctccctggctctgggaggggagggggggtctagtggttaaagcaggggggctgggagcctggaggccggggttctctccctggctctgggaggggagtggggtttagtggttaaagcagcggggctgggagcctggatgccagggttctctctctggctctgggaggggagtgtggtctagtggagatgggggggctgggagccaggattcctgggttctctcctcactcagctgcagccctggagcgcTCCCTAGAGGTAGTTTCTGGGGTAACAGCTTGtctttccttctcccccccccccaaggctgcCTTAACCCTTCGCTGGCCAGGAGCAATAGCCAGGAGGAGCGGGCTGGGCAGAAGCAGCCCACAGCTTTGGTGCTGAGCGGAGGAGAGGGGTATATCAATCTCCGGATTGGTACGTGCCTCGTGGGGTGGTGGGAAACAGCGCTTCTGTGAGGGTCTCCAGATACCCAACCCCCGCCCCACCgcaccgcaccccaccccaccccatcccatcccagagGGGCCACGCCCAGTGCCAGGCAAGGGGTCCCCATATACCCAGCCCCCACGCCCCAGCTCAGAGGTGGCCATGTCCCAGCACTGGGCGAGGTGTTCCCATATACCCAGCCCCCGCACACCATCCCAGCATCGGGCAAGGGGTCCCCGTATAcccacgccccaccccagaggtggccacgCTCAGCGCTCGTTGTGGGGCGCCCCTGGGGCTGCTGtgactctttttctctctctctctcccttcacagggGATGACACGGACGATCAATTTGGGGACCTCTTGGTGGCCAACCCCCATCTGCGCCGCTCGGTGCGCAGCCACCTCATTGTGTGGCAGGTCCAGGCCTGAGGCTGGGGTGATGGTCACAGGCGCTGGGCCCGGCCTGCCCTGTGAGGGGCACTGTCTGCCCCCTGGGGAGCCACTGtgtccaccccatcacactcaGATACCAGCTCTGGGCTTGGGGGGTAGATCTTCCAGCTCCGGGGCTGAGTTAAccgcctgctgcccagggtcagGATGATGCTGTGACCCGAGTTGCTGGTGTTCAGTGGCTGCCgagggggctggggcggggggataaTTGGCCtgtctccctccagccccccaccccatccatctACTGGATCTTCCCCATGTCCCTTTGcagctgctgcccccacccccgttccctgCCAGTCTGAGCCCCCCACTGACACCTGCCCCACACCTCACCAgaacccctggccctgccccctttcccaaccccctcccaaactccccttcccaccttgccctgcccctgctaGACCAGCCCCTCCTCACCATGTCCCCCCCCGACTGTcccccacatgcccccccccaacaAAGCCCCCCCATCACAGCTCTGTCTGTCCCACCTTCTGGCCCTCCCTCGCAGCAGGGGGACCCCACCTCCAAGCCTGGCTACTGTAGCTCCTCTGTGCCTTTTAAAGGGGGGCGGGGCCACTGTCACACTCAGGAGTATAGATGGCAGCTGCCAAATATTGTTTACAAGCTCCGCCCTCCCTTCCAGGACCCATACATGTCTCagggcccctccccctgctgccaccTAATTTACATCCCTCCCCTCTGGCTGCACAGACTCCGCTCTTCCTGGCAGGCTTCACCCACATCTCAGAACCCCTCCCTCTTTTGTCCTTTTACATGCAAAGTGGGTGGGGTAGGGTGGAGTCCTTGGCCCTTGGgttctctccctgactctgctagatcctccccctgctctgtgcctcaatttcccttctGTGCACTGGGGCAGTGGATCCCCAGGCCCTTTCCTTGAGGCTTTAGGGCTTGGAGCCTGGCCCTGAAACCACCCAATGGAATCCATACTGACCTTaagccagggggttgggggtctCCTTGTACCCGCCCCCCCGCACTGGAGACACAGGGGGGGCAGGCTAAAGGGGCTTTTTCCCTGCACTGAGTTACCCCTACCACAGCTCTTCACTGGGGTTatgccagctgccccctccccagggcttcTCTGCCTCGTGGGGGGCACAGGCATGGGGTGCCCCATTGCTGCTATACGCTCAGGGTTGGGCTCTGTCCCATCTGTGAGTCTGTCTGAGCCACGCCACCCCCGGCAGTGTCTGGGAATCTTTCTGTGGGACAATTTCTAATAAAGCTTTATTTTTCTGGGCTAAAATGTTGTTAGGGTGGTACGCAGTGAGCCGGGGGGGCTCCCATCTGGCCTGAGGGCAGGGGTCTGGCTGGTTCAGGGCACTGGCTCCCATCCAGCCCTggatggtgggaggaggggaggaactggctggctcaggggtgtggggaATGAGGCACCCAATCTGGCCCTAGAGTGGGGGGAGCTCCCTGGTGTGCAGGGTAGCAGGGAttgaggggctgggggagtggtAGGCTGAgagggggatgggcagggagcccccctggctcttccccagccccccacatcGGGGTGTGCTGAGCCATGGGGCGGCGGGAGGTTTGACAAAATGCTTTTCCGAACACAAAAGGCTGACGGGTCGGGTTCCAAGACCTTCGTCTCTGGGCCAGGGTCGCCACTTCGCGCCCCCTTCTCATGCCAAAATCAggcctgggcagggggagggagcttCAAGAACtggtgctgccccccccccccccgagctttCGGGATTTTCTGCCTGAGAAAAAGGTCCAAAATCTCCCGCTTTTTACCCCTGAGCTTTCCTTCTcgtctccatttcacagatggggagactgaggtgcagggagggggtctgCCGGCAGGCCAGTGGCACAACTGGGAATAAGGCCCAGGTTTCCTGAGGCCCTGGCTGGTGATCTACCCACTAGGCCCCACTGCCTTGCTTTTCCCAGACCCCACCCCgtacctcccagcctggctccaggGCTACCTCCTTCCAGCTCTTGTGCTTCTGGGCTGCCAGATTGGTCCCCTGCCCCcgaacctctctggggctctcaGACCTGGTTCAGGTGGCTTAGTGGGTGTGGGACAGCCCTGGGCAGGGACCCCAGTGCGCCAGGATCTGTGcccggctctgcccccagcctgcctcagtttccccagctgcaggaggcTGTTCCCGTCTGAACTGGCACCAGGTGGGTGTTTCTCTGAGATGGGTTTGATTAGTCACGAAGGGCCGGGGTGTCTGACCATGGCGGAGCTCGGGGATGGGGGTCCCAGCGCCCCTGCCCCCGCGAGTCCCACAGCCAGGGCTAGTCACGCAGGGGCTCTAGGGGCGGCAGTCCAGGACTTCGGCTTTGGAGGACCCCCCCGAAAAAACAAGGGGCGCAGGTAGCTGAGACTGGAGGCACCCCCCATCTCCCCTAAAAGTGACAGGTGCTGGGGGGCCCCTTGGGAAACCCCCATGGGGCAGCCCCACGCCCCTAACATCACCCAATGAGGGAACCCCAAAGCCCCCCCACCTTCAGAAGCCACCTCCAACGTCACCCACTCCCTGATTGGGTGGGGCGTGGTCTTTGGAACGTTGTGTCagccctccttcctctctcccctgcgT
This window contains:
- the LOC140902182 gene encoding C-Jun-amino-terminal kinase-interacting protein 4-like isoform X2 yields the protein MEEIFGEEGESASPALCEELVSGLAAGLYGELERLVGAYGRGAVAGLLPQLVSVLEALERAGGQIRERDEALELLREDQLGLLGQYERERAGRKRAEERYMELEDAVEQERKGHRAALSRLDGQSRRLEDKARSYADQLASLEEQKIALLKELSALAQTHGKMVQSYKELKALTMPPPAPVAPQPSSAASDPHWPPLFLPSTSDPGCPGPPKGAAEVPGPAPVEGTPDPLQDGAGPTGNSHPLAQELPLPTRDGFPQRCQDLAEILSSTLELDRTPDLPASPPTLQRNMESLFAEVSGLSLELLGDVDEGADLQGDAVQTLMMENAELRDTRLVLDTARRHLIARVEELTGERESLRGERDRAAEALSRCQGRLRETEQDLIGIRQELEEIKKQNSDDAEVEAPASQRKRFTRAEMARVLTERNLYKERLMELQDAVRRTELLRASREVQAAQMKKSSFWKFFDRLFSPSDSPERVPVSPPVSEHRGNGGRAPSTVRYLPLPASPTDTGEPPNLSPQQQKRDLYRQIRSHIWKQHGRAPVHGWSPPAVPQVRAEQAEGQDLPMLAQLRLLDQKDPSTKGAPQPAPPSLVWVCSGTHSASEVTVMDAARANLVLAQFVLPNTHVLCAAWLPGHRPPSAESMELEPEILEDPLAPDPPELEEEMGTLDADSDGIGTTDTVWLGTQEGSISIYSAGSDWRRCLRTVQLKDAVHSVIHAQGRAVAALGNGTVVVFHRDATGCWDLQRPRLLDLGRPHQSIRCALAVGGQVWVGYRNRVYVVEPRSARAQWYFEVTGHPESQVRHMVLAGDGVWVSVRLDPTLRLFHAATGQPLQEIDLTPFVHSMFGPNTLGFSLHVSALGCFSQRLWIGTASGTVLTVPFAPEFSGHSEPPPATGSQPGPSPASTPYCAMESAQASYHGHRDAVRFFVCIPGCLNPSLARSNSQEERAGQKQPTALVLSGGEGYINLRIGDDTDDQFGDLLVANPHLRRSVRSHLIVWQVQA
- the LOC140902182 gene encoding C-Jun-amino-terminal kinase-interacting protein 4-like isoform X1 — translated: MEEIFGEEGESASPALCEELVSGLAAGLYGELERLVGAYGRGAVAGLLPQLVSVLEALERAGGQIRERDEALELLREDQLGLLGQYERERAGRKRAEERYMELEDAVEQERKGHRAALSRLDGQSRRLEDKARSYADQLASLEEQKIALLKELSALAQTHGKMVQSYKELKALTMPPPAPVAPQPSSAASDPHWPPLFLPSTSDPGCPGPPKGAAEVPGPAPVEGTPDPLQDGAGPTGNSHPLAQELPLPTRDGFPQRCQDLAEILSSTLELDRTPDLPASPPTLQRNMESLFAEVSGLSLELLGDVDEGADLQGDAVQTLMMENAELRDTRLVLDTARRHLIARVEELTGERESLRGERDRAAEALSRCQGRLRETEQDLIGIRQELEEIKKQNSDDAEVEAPASQRKRFTRAEMARVLTERNLYKERLMELQDAVRRTELLRASREVQAAQMKKSSFWKFFDRLFSPSDSPERVPVSPPVSEHRGNGGRAPSTVRYLPLPASPTDTGEPPNLSPQQQKRDLYRQIRSHIWKQHGRAPVHGWSPPAVPQVRAEQAEGQDLPMLAQLRLLDQKDPSTKLWCAVGMGVPRTDGGDSGAPQPAPPSLVWVCSGTHSASEVTVMDAARANLVLAQFVLPNTHVLCAAWLPGHRPPSAESMELEPEILEDPLAPDPPELEEEMGTLDADSDGIGTTDTVWLGTQEGSISIYSAGSDWRRCLRTVQLKDAVHSVIHAQGRAVAALGNGTVVVFHRDATGCWDLQRPRLLDLGRPHQSIRCALAVGGQVWVGYRNRVYVVEPRSARAQWYFEVTGHPESQVRHMVLAGDGVWVSVRLDPTLRLFHAATGQPLQEIDLTPFVHSMFGPNTLGFSLHVSALGCFSQRLWIGTASGTVLTVPFAPEFSGHSEPPPATGSQPGPSPASTPYCAMESAQASYHGHRDAVRFFVCIPGCLNPSLARSNSQEERAGQKQPTALVLSGGEGYINLRIGDDTDDQFGDLLVANPHLRRSVRSHLIVWQVQA